The following nucleotide sequence is from Salvia miltiorrhiza cultivar Shanhuang (shh) chromosome 7, IMPLAD_Smil_shh, whole genome shotgun sequence.
ATGAAAAGGGCAACCCACTAATAAGTGGCAACTCAGGTATTTCGCTTAAACCTATCAATAAGCATGCGAGCATGATGAAGAAATGGTATACTTTTGCACTTGGGCACAATCATGATTCGTATGATCTTTGTTTacattatgaaattataatgaTACCATTCTGGAAGCTGCAtaacttctgcatatgtgcctagatTTGAAACATGAATTTACTTTGATACGAAGCTGCACAACTTCCGCATATGTGCTAAAATATAAAATGGATGCATGGTTTTTGGGAATTCAATTATGTTCATAACATGTTCATTCAATTTCTTCACATGTTACCAGTGGGGGAGTATGGTGTACACCCAAAATATGTCTAACGATAGAGTTAGCTTCACCTCATCCAAAGATGAGTAAAAATATTGAGAAAATGCTCAATGGTAAGAATTCATCTTTACCTCCCCTAAAGATGAAAAGTTGAAAGGAAatctgtagtagcccgctcttttatttatgataaaaactagtaaatgcaatttttttataaatgaatccagtttatggttctgattttttttatcagaggcagagttattattttagcgttatatttttataacgtatgaaaaaaaaaaaaaaaaaaaaaaaaaaaaacgcgacgaggattattgagcaatcaataattattatttccaagttataactgacttagcaaagtcatgttatttattaatcgagaaacagaagcagttatattttattagtgctactagaagtcgagaaattattccgactgcaacgcaaattcaatctacggatttaatctagattCATATTACTGTATTAGCATCACCAAGGCATGAGGATATAATTCATTTATTCATCAATCTCATTCTCATACTTTACAAACTCTTATAACCAATTACAGTTTCACCTATCAATGCTATGAAGTAGATACATGAATATGCTAGACATATATGTAAGCATACaatcatcattattttttttccactccCTAATGTCTCCTACACTATACACGCATAATCTCCActtctccactccaccaactatcTCCACCACCTTTTGCTTTCTTCCACTACATTTTTTCTCACCACCCTTTCCACTCCACTAATTCCACTACACCAAACTTTCCACCTACTCCCTTCCCCACCACACGCAAGAATGCATCTAACATTCCATTATACAGGCAACAAtcttttcatcatcttcattcttcactAAGGAACCGAAGAGCAGCCACGAGTTCTGCCATAAgtacactgctccggcagtgttttgcaaggcgattccagccatccaaaaggttcccaaaaattcccaaattaattgtgtatcatctttcatatgttttctatactttggcaaaatttcagaaggtttgaagctcttatgatttatttatgaatttgtaaacatcactgcccatctggaatacatttttggtaaacaatctttgggaggccataagtaaagtttcaatcggtgaaaacctttgaaacttgaatatgtcactctagactcccgtatctttcttttgacatcggcctcaccatttttgaataagggaaacaaccggtataaattcttgaaatctagttcttattccatgtaccatccagtagattttacaaacctacgactttgaggtggcaaagcccgacttaaatctttgattctcaagcctagctttctactgaatattcaatgacatgttgggaacttacttgcttagttttagaatttttggtgaagcctaaagttggttttctgatttatgttatgaatctgccaaacttgaacgctttttgtgcactgaactttagacagtcatatcttctaaaccatgaatgttcttagagtaaatccaactggagagtgttatgatctctccctagtttccagattgacccttggggttcccagtggagttttgtaaagggagatatgaatttttaaagaaagcccactgacttggttgtaatctggaaatctgaaattttcagatttttgcttgttaaatacccatctttgagagggcatatcttgctcgtttgaattgtttttcattcgattcaaattggagaatgatccttgaaatgtctagtttccagaatgtcttttggagcatcatttggagatccgaggcagatttggtgtctgttgcaaaacaaccccttaagagctcaagttgttgaattattttctatgtatcaaagtttattttaaaggatgtttcatgaaagatttcgtatatgtgcgtaacaagtttgggactatttattttaaatgaggtccgttctttatttaaattatgatggacttttaatgaatatttttgggattaaactcttatttcttgatttatataaattattttttttaaggacttataaatatgaatttcgtaggcctactgacctactgtgatcgacggtttgtcgatgtctaatagctttgaaaattttatagcaagtcctgacatgagtcttgagtaccctggtaaaatttcaagccattccaacttcgtttgatacttctttaaaatgcaaaacctaaactgcacataactaccgagaatttcagagaacagatgaaagagtcatttatttcagtagcttcctgtgtgatctagctttccaaatttttatggtattaaccttattgtgttagctagatatccaccaaagttgagcccagtttgacaacgtttactatttgtcaaaaatccaagttttcgattgttcaaaactgccgaacatggtagatcgtggtaaaaatgtcatatctctcaaaccacttggagttttcgactctacttttttttatatgaaactagattcgaagatctttctttcggtatgagtctcgagtccaggagatgtcggagtcagaacagattaaattttgaagttgagtcagtgtaaaaacagagcatgttttgatgatgtttgattgtgattcttatgtgccttatgtgtttgtgttgcctatgtgtttgaatgagattagacgaggtatgattgatttttgactgtctttaatgtaacgaattatggatgctagaaccctaaaacactaaaagataccctaggcacgtagaattagactttgtcttatgacaattacttcacgaacttatcgactcttcatcaatgaaggtccgggcgacagaaagtgaagccgaagaagaaacgactccacgccagctttaagaacaattgaggtgggcaatttcttacgcgtaaataaaatgctatgcaagtgttatgctttaaaatgcaaattggatcttcaagtatggtatgctttattacgcttaaatgagttaagctttattatgatgcacattaaatgattacgcttatttacgcttgaatgctttacgctgataagtttatgcttatgtttgatgcttgcgtctgttgggggaggcctccctcaacagtacgatgccgtgtccgctgaggagggccttcctcacggcgcgatgcccgtgtccgctgagagaggcctctctcgcggcgcgatgccagtatgccagtatgccagtgttacagcgtctattgggggaggcctccctcaatagtacgatgccgtgaccgctgagggaggccccctctcacggtgcgatgcccgtgttcgttggggaaggccttctccacgacacgatgcttgtttatgattgttgatgatgaagaatgcccttatgctatttatgaatttggaaatgtttaatgagcaaatgatatgaaagaaacttatgcctcttatgcgaagttgtgttttgttgttgatattatgttatatgcttggcactgcccactaagtactcttgtacttagcccttcgatgtttatgtttgtgcaggttgagctgtgatgggcgatgaagtgttgttgctgagtggagtttttgtcgaacttaaagtaggctcagaaagggtacatgtcttcatacatgtatctcagttatgcattccgctataaacactgattatttcagttacgccttccgttgcaaactctgataatattttagccaagcccctaacgatgcctttttccttttaaggaatataacgcgtatacaagttctttgagtaccctttttatgcgacctatgcctttttcccttttaaggaatatttcacgcgtattcaagtcctttgagtattcttttatgcgcccctttctcaacccgcttcttaatttcccttccccagtcatggttttcccggattaattatccttaattatggccggtcgtgacagagtggtatcagagcagttcgtttgctctgagcctaatagtttatttaagccaaacttagaatggatcactaaagtgtctagagttcaatcgacaaagctcagcacttcatcgtatcacactcaacgaagcataATGGTATGctcttccaagttttgagttaatgtttacaaaaagtgaaaattatcgtaatagcaaagtgagtaactgttaataactatgttatgttgttattgaatgaaatgatttacgcaagcgcgattaagtatgcctatggaatgaatccctatgaacatagagctattaagatatgagatcaccactacgacagaacatagaagcaaacatagaaaaaaattagattgtatcttttggtggctatagtgaaggaagcaagataagtgatacgtatagaaAAAAATTTTCTTAAGCTGATGATATTATAGCcactataaatctccatgacttatgcttaagtatccaGTTTAGATGATGTGATAATATATGCTTAAGGATTGTTATGACTCATAgatttgagatgctaaggacccttaaagcttactacatcaatgatcAATGATGTCATTggagtcatgacttgtttacaagttatattAAGTTGAcatttacaagaattcttttgaggcttgtattagattatgctagagtgtactaattggcacatctttgctatcagaatgccgcctaagagaggacgccctgcgaaaaacaataacaatcgcagaaaccgtaacgctgtacccgaagaaccacaagatgctcgaggacataacccatcccctccgcctccgactaggagagtcgaagaactctttttaaggcaaaatccacctacgtttgacggaacgagtgaaccggctgaagctgagatttgggtgcgtgcaatggaacgcattttcaactttctacgttgtactgatgaggagcgcctatcttgcgtctctttccaactaacaggatcagctgacttctggtgggaagcacgtcgaaaaattctgacacctgaacaatgggcaagttatacttgggaagattttaagacgggattatatgataaatatattccgaaaagctataggaagaagaaagaagctgagttctacgagttgaagcaaggaaataaatctgtggttgaatacgacaaggaattctgcaacctgtctaggtttgctccgcaacaagtggacacagatgagaagatggcagaaaaatttt
It contains:
- the LOC130994580 gene encoding uncharacterized protein LOC130994580 isoform X2; translated protein: MPPKRGRPAKNNNNRRNRNAVPEEPQDARGHNPSPPPPTRRVEELFLRQNPPTFDGTSEPAEAEIWVRAMERIFNFLRCTDEERLSCVSFQLTGSADFWWEARRKILTPEQWASYTWEDFKTGLYDKYIPKSYRKKKEAEFYELKQGNKSVVEYDKEFCNLSRFAPQQVDTDEKMAEKFCAGLRYEIKMALASHGGLSYTESLNRALDVEAAMPSDKSAPLLISTPNDPPVASHTLKGKRKWDNNEDNINQTSKKVWQEYERAEQFIQPRHEAQTNLERTGGNQGQKGVLPCPNCGKMHRGICRAGTNGCYNCGQKGHYSTQCPN
- the LOC130994580 gene encoding uncharacterized protein LOC130994580 isoform X1 codes for the protein MLECTNWHIFAIRMPPKRGRPAKNNNNRRNRNAVPEEPQDARGHNPSPPPPTRRVEELFLRQNPPTFDGTSEPAEAEIWVRAMERIFNFLRCTDEERLSCVSFQLTGSADFWWEARRKILTPEQWASYTWEDFKTGLYDKYIPKSYRKKKEAEFYELKQGNKSVVEYDKEFCNLSRFAPQQVDTDEKMAEKFCAGLRYEIKMALASHGGLSYTESLNRALDVEAAMPSDKSAPLLISTPNDPPVASHTLKGKRKWDNNEDNINQTSKKVWQEYERAEQFIQPRHEAQTNLERTGGNQGQKGVLPCPNCGKMHRGICRAGTNGCYNCGQKGHYSTQCPN